Below is a genomic region from Gemmatimonadota bacterium.
CCCCTCCTGGCGAGCCAATTCACCTGAAAAGTAGTAGGTCACTCCCTCGACTCCTCCGCGGAGCGAGGCCCCGTAGCTCTGCTCGAGCCCGGTCCGCCACGGTGTTCCGTACACGCCTTCTCCGGCGGTCCCATCGTTGAGGAGATTCATGCGATAGACCGTGTCCGGGACCGCAGGGCCCAGGAACCCGAGGAGCCCACGCGGATTGAACACGACATCGGGCCAGTCGGTGGCGTCCCAGACCCCCGAGAGCTGGGACCGGAAAGTCCACTCGGCGGCCCCCGAACGCCCCCGCTTCGTGGTGATTCGAATCACGCCGGCCGCGGCCTCGGTCCCATACAGGGTGGCCGCCGACGGGCCACGCACGATCTCGACGGATTCGATGTCGTCGAGCGTGAGGTCGTTCAGGCGGCTCGTGGTTTGACCCCCGATCGGCGGACCCGAGAGCGTCTCGTTCGAGATGCGCGCCCCGTCCACGTAGACGAGCGGCGTGTTGTCCAGGCCGAGTGAGCTGTTTCCGCGGATCTTCAGCATGGACGCGGCGCCGGTCGTGCCGGAATTCTGGAGGACCTGGACGCCGGCCGCGCGCCCCTGAAGGAGGGCGGTCAACGTCCTGGGCGCGGTCCGCTCCAGCTCGCGCCCGACTTGGAGAGTCGTCGTTGCGTTTCCGAGCTCGCGGCGCCGCTGGAGCCCGGTGGCGGTGATAACCAGGGCGTCGAGGGAAACCGGCGTGAGGAGAAGGGCGATGTCTTGGATCGCGGTCACCGCCGCCGCGACCGAGACGAATCGAGTGGCCGGAGAGTAGCCGAGCATGTTCGCCCGGAGCTCGACCTCGCCCGGAGAGATATTTGCGACTCTATACTCCCCTGCGGGGGAAGTGACCGCTCCGAGCGCCGTCCCGACGACCTGGATCAAGACCCCACTCAGCGGAAGCCCGGTGCCGGCATCCGTGACCCGACCGGCGACGGCGCCTTGCTGCGCGGTGAGGGCCCCGGCCGCGAGCGTAAGAAGAGCGAGTGCGAGAACCCAGGCACCCAAGACCCTTCCCAACGGGGTGCGAAACTGCAGATCCATACGGATGCTCCCGGTCGGAGTCGAGGACGAACACTGAGTAAGGGCGGGGAGATGTGCCGAAAGGACTCGGACCATCGAGGGCCCCGCGATGCGGCCGCCCCCGTGTCCCGTGCCTCGTCGGGCGCTCGCAATCACTCTCGCGATGGGAAATTCAAAATCAATAGGCGAGCCCTGAGTGGCTGTCAAGAAAAGCGCGGATCTGTAGGCTTGTGGAATTTATGGCGCCCGGGCGGGAAGGGACCCGGTACCGCAGCGCCGGGGTATCCCTGCCGATGACCCCGCGATTGAGTCGGCCTGGAGGGACGACGTGAACGAACGGTTCAATCGAATTCTCTCCAAGACCTGGGCTACGCTGCGCGGTGCGACCGAGTGGGTCGCCAGCCGCCCCTGGGTTTGGGCGACCCTTCTTTTCGTGTTCGCGGTCGGGGTGGGATTAACCACCGGGGCGTGGCGAAACCTGTGCGCCAATTGCCCATCCGTCGCCCAGATCCACACCTGGGAGCCGCAGGAGACCTCCAAGGTCTTCAGCCACGACGGACGTCTCATCGCCGAGCTCGGAATCGAACGCCGGACGGCGGTCACGATCGACGCCCTTCCCCCGCACCTCCCCCAGGCCTTCATCGCGATCGAGGACGGCCGGTTCTACACCCATGGCGGCTTCGATCCACGTGCGATTTTGCGTGCGGTGGTCTCCCGCGTGATCCCTACGGGGCTGGTCCGGTCGGTCACGGGGTTGTCGCTCCGGACCGGTGGCGCGAGTACGATCACGCAACAACTCGCCCGGAACATTTTCGTGGAGGAAGTCGGCTTCGATACGAGCCTCCAGCGCAAGCTGAGGGAATTGCAGGTCGCGCTCGAGATCGAACGGGCGTACACGAAAGATCAGATCCTAGAAGCCTACATGAACCAGATCTACCTGGGGCCGGGGTGGTACGGTGTTCAGACGGCATCACGGAACTACTTCGGGAAGGACGTAATCAACCTGAACCCCGCCGAAGGCGCCCTATTGGCCGCAGTCGGAAACAATCCGGGCAATTACTCTCCCTTCCGCTATCCCGAGGCAGCCCGCTCCCGGCGAAATCTGGTCCTCGATCGGATGGCCGGAGAGGGATTCCTGACCGAGGCGGAGGTCGACGAATGGAAGCGCTTCCCGCTTCCGACAGAGCGGGGCTACGCATCCGAGGGCTCGGCTCGGTACTTCGTCGAAACGGTCCGGCAGGCGATGCAGGATCTCTTCGGAAGTGACCTCTATACGGCCGGGTATCGGATCTTCACGACCCTCGATGTCGGGATGCAGCGCGCCGCCGAGATTGCCCTGGAACGTGCCCTTGTCGCGGTCGAGGCGCGCCCCGGGTATCCCCGCGCGGCTTACGCGGCATACATGGAGACGACGCCGGAGGGCGAGAAGCTCGCCTCCACGCCCTATCTCCAGGGCGCGATGATCGCCATCGAGCCCCAGACCGGGGCCATCCGCGCCTACGTGGGGGGACGGGATTTCGAGCACTCGGAGTTCGACCGCCTCCGCCTGGCGCGCAGGCAGCCGGGGTCGTCCTTCAAGATGTTCGTGTACGCCTCGGCATTCTCGATCGGGATCCCCGCATCGTTCATCATCGCGGATAACCCCTACTTCTGGGAGCAAGGGCCCGGTCTGGAACCGTGGGCGCCCAGCAACTTCGAGTCCAACGAGTTCCTGGGAGACATGACGTTGCGCGAGGCTTTCCGGCTGTCCATCAATACGATCGCCGCGAAGCTCGGAAACGACGAGGTGGGGCTCGAGACGATCGCACAGACCGCGCGGCGTCTGGGAATTCGGACCGATATTCCACGCTTTCCGGCGATGCCGATCGGATCCCCCGACGTGATTCCCCTCCAGCTCGCCGAGGCGTACGCCGCCATCGCGGCGCTCGGAGTCCGCACGCCCGCATTCACCGTCCTCCGGGTCGAAAACGCGGACGGTGAGGTGGTTTGGGAGCCGAGGATCGAACGTACGCAGGCGCTCGATCGGCTCAGCGCCCGGATGACATTGAGCCTCATGGAGACCGTCGTGGACCGCGGGACGGGTTCGAGCGGTGTGCGGGTGACCGCCGGGCTCCCGTACGAGGTCCCCACGGGTGGAAAGACGGGAACCACCAACGAAGGCACGAACGTCTGGTTCGTCGGTGCCACTCCGACCCTCCAGGCCCTGGTCTGGATCGGGATGGACCAACCCCAGACGATCCACCCCCTCGCGACCGGGGGCGGATTCGCGGCCCCGGCCTTCGGGGAGTTCATGCGCCAGGTCTATGTGGGGGACATCTTCCCGGACGAATCATCCGAGGGGGGGCCGAACCAGGGCCCGATCCTCCCGATTCCCGACCGCTGGCCCCTCGACGGGCTCATCACCCGCGAGGTTGACTCGAAGACCGGCCTCCTGGCGTCGCCCTGGTGCCCGCGCGACCGCGCCTACGTCGAGTACTTCATCCCGGGCACCGAGCCCACCGAAGAGTGCGACGACTCGGTCCGGAGCGCCCCCTCCTCCCTCCGTTGGCCTTGGCGATGAGGCGCCCGAGGGGTCAGGAAAACCGCTTCCGGGCCCCATCCAGGACTTCCTCGACGCGGTCCTTCACATCCTCAGCGACATCGTCCCAGCGGTCGGCGGCCGTTTCCCGAAGGTCCACTGCAGCCTTCTGAAGCCGTTTCCGCGTCTTTCTTCCGGAGTCCGGGGCCATGAGGATCGCGACTCCGGCTCCGATGGCGGCCCCGCAAATCAATCCTGCGACGAATCCGAGGATCTGTGGGTCTTCCTCGTGTGCCATAGGGGAAATCTCCTCTGAATACGTTAGTGCGGTCATCGGGACGAGGACCCTGGGAGCGGCACCAAACGAGGCACCATTCTCCGACCAGCCCTCTCCTCCGCATACCGCCTGGACCCGCCGAAGGTCCCCCGAGCCGGGACCGGAGGCCCGGCGCATCGGCCGCCTGGGCACCTCGTAGTATATTGTGTTCGAGACCCGGACGCCGGCGAAAGGGAGCCCCATGGAGGACGGCGTGACCCGACGTGTGACAATCGAACGGGACCTGACCCTTCCCGCGGCGACTCTTTTTCACCTGCGCCGGGCAATCCAGACAGAGGTCGGCGTGCGCGAAGCGACCCACGCGCTCCACGAAGCGGGATTCGCCGCGGGGGAAGACTTCTTCCAGGGGTTCGCGCGGGAAATCGGTGCCGATCCCGCGGCCCTCACGGAAGCTGTCTTTTGGCAAGAGCTGGATCGGTACTTCGACGCGCGTGGGTGGGGACGCCTGGAACAGGAGAGAATCCATCCGGCGTTCGGGTTTCTGCGAGCCCGCTCCTGGGGCGAAAGCAACCCTACGCTCAATGGTGACGAAGAGCTCGGGTGCGCTTTCTCCGCCGGAGTTTTTGCCTACATCCTCGGACGCGTCGGCGGCGGACCCATCGCGGTCCTGGAAGCGGGATGCCGAAGCCGGGGAGACGACGAGTGCTCCTTTCTCGTTGGCTCGGAAGGCGCGATCCAATCCGCCTATGGCCACCTCCTCAGCGGCGACGCGCTGGATGCGGCCCTCGCCCGGATCTGAGGAACCGGTGCAGGAAGGCGCGCCCTTCCCGCTCCTCCCCGTGCGAGCCCTGGGCGTGGACTTTGGCGAAGCGAGGATCGGACTCGCCCTCTCCGACGAGACGGGAACGCTGGCGACCCCCCTCGCGACCATTCGGCGGCGTCCCGGAAAGCGCCCACCCTTCAAGGCCATGGAAGAGGTGGCGCGCCGCTGCGGCGTCGAGGCGATCGTCTTTGGACTTCCGCTGGAGCTCTCCGGGGAGGATTCCGAATGGAGCCACGAAGTCCGAGCTGTCGCAGCGAAGTTCGGCGAGAGGCTCGGACTCCCCGTCCACCTCGTGGACGAGCGGATGAGCTCGGTCCGGGCCGAACGGATGGTCCGCTCGTCGGGGCTCCCCCTCCACAAGCGCGAAGAAAAGGGACGGGTGGACGGAGCGGCCGCGGCAATCCTTCTCCAGGAGTGGCTCGACCGGCGACGGAGAGTGCCATGACGCCGCGACGAGCGCCACCCGCGCTCCACCTTTTCGCGGTCGCCCTCGCTTCCACGCTCGCGGCCGGATGTTCCGACGGCGAAGCGACCAGTGAGTTAGTGGAGTTCACGATTCCGGCCGGGGCCACCTTCGCCGAGGTCACGGATACCCTCGTGGCCCGGAATCTCGTGGGAAGGCCGCTCATATTCCGCACCTATGCTCGCCTTCGGGGAGACGACCGGGAGGTGCGGGCTGGAAGTTACGAGGTCCCCGGCGACGCCGGATGGGGAGCTCTGCTCGATCAACTCGTGGCGGGACGGATGGTC
It encodes:
- a CDS encoding PBP1A family penicillin-binding protein, whose protein sequence is MNERFNRILSKTWATLRGATEWVASRPWVWATLLFVFAVGVGLTTGAWRNLCANCPSVAQIHTWEPQETSKVFSHDGRLIAELGIERRTAVTIDALPPHLPQAFIAIEDGRFYTHGGFDPRAILRAVVSRVIPTGLVRSVTGLSLRTGGASTITQQLARNIFVEEVGFDTSLQRKLRELQVALEIERAYTKDQILEAYMNQIYLGPGWYGVQTASRNYFGKDVINLNPAEGALLAAVGNNPGNYSPFRYPEAARSRRNLVLDRMAGEGFLTEAEVDEWKRFPLPTERGYASEGSARYFVETVRQAMQDLFGSDLYTAGYRIFTTLDVGMQRAAEIALERALVAVEARPGYPRAAYAAYMETTPEGEKLASTPYLQGAMIAIEPQTGAIRAYVGGRDFEHSEFDRLRLARRQPGSSFKMFVYASAFSIGIPASFIIADNPYFWEQGPGLEPWAPSNFESNEFLGDMTLREAFRLSINTIAAKLGNDEVGLETIAQTARRLGIRTDIPRFPAMPIGSPDVIPLQLAEAYAAIAALGVRTPAFTVLRVENADGEVVWEPRIERTQALDRLSARMTLSLMETVVDRGTGSSGVRVTAGLPYEVPTGGKTGTTNEGTNVWFVGATPTLQALVWIGMDQPQTIHPLATGGGFAAPAFGEFMRQVYVGDIFPDESSEGGPNQGPILPIPDRWPLDGLITREVDSKTGLLASPWCPRDRAYVEYFIPGTEPTEECDDSVRSAPSSLRWPWR
- a CDS encoding YtxH domain-containing protein, with translation MAHEEDPQILGFVAGLICGAAIGAGVAILMAPDSGRKTRKRLQKAAVDLRETAADRWDDVAEDVKDRVEEVLDGARKRFS
- a CDS encoding V4R domain-containing protein, yielding MTRRVTIERDLTLPAATLFHLRRAIQTEVGVREATHALHEAGFAAGEDFFQGFAREIGADPAALTEAVFWQELDRYFDARGWGRLEQERIHPAFGFLRARSWGESNPTLNGDEELGCAFSAGVFAYILGRVGGGPIAVLEAGCRSRGDDECSFLVGSEGAIQSAYGHLLSGDALDAALARI
- the ruvX gene encoding Holliday junction resolvase RuvX, with the protein product MQEGAPFPLLPVRALGVDFGEARIGLALSDETGTLATPLATIRRRPGKRPPFKAMEEVARRCGVEAIVFGLPLELSGEDSEWSHEVRAVAAKFGERLGLPVHLVDERMSSVRAERMVRSSGLPLHKREEKGRVDGAAAAILLQEWLDRRRRVP